From the Streptomyces sp. SN-593 genome, the window ACGCCCAGCCAGTCGAGCGAGAACGCGCCGTAGCCGTGGCCGGCGGTGCCGAGCGGCGCCCCCGCGGGCGGCACCGTGGTGTACCAGTGCGCGAAGAGGCCGAGCAGGGCGGCGGCCCCGCCCGCCACGAACCCCCACCCCCACCAGGGCGCCGGCCCGTTCACCGGGCGTCCCGCCCGCGGACGTCCGGGCGGGTGGACGGCGCCACCGTGCCGTCGGTCCCGACGCCGTGCACCAGGTCCACCCCGAGCGCCCGCGGGTGCTCCCCAAGCAGCGGACCGAGCCGCACTGTTGTGGCCATGGCGTCGAACCTACGCGAACGACGCGGGAGTTCGGGGACGATCCGCCGGAGTCGCCGGGCCCCGGCGGCCGGACTCCGCGCACGGGGCGTGACCGGTGCGGGAGTCGGGCCGCGAGGGGCGTGAGGGGCCGGCGTGCGGGGCCGCTACCCGGCCTGGCCGGGCACCGCGACCGGCGCGGTGACGAGCGGCTCCTGCGGCCGCTCTCCCCCGCCGCGTCCGCTCGGCTTGCCGCGGCGGCGCTGCTTGAGGCGCCGGCAGGGCTCCTCCACCAGGAAGTAGGACGCCAGCGCCATGATGAACGTGGCCAGCAGGGTGGACGGGAAGAGCATCCGCTGCACGCCCAGGTCGCTCAGCAGGTGCATGAGCGGGTAGTGCCACAGGTAGAGGCCGTAGCTGAGGTTGCGCCCGATCCACGCGACCGGAGCGACCGAGAACACCTTCGTCAGCGGTGAGGACGGCAGCAGTTCGAGCGCGGTGAGCAGGACCACCGCGAGCAGTGCGGTGACGAGGAACCCGACGGTGTACTCCGGCGCGATCCAGGCGCTGTTGCCGGTGATCTGGACCTGCCAGACCATCAGGCCCAGCAGCACGACGGCGGGCGCCCACAGCCGCGCCGCCCAGGTCCGCATGGTCTCCCGCCACGGGTCGTCCGGGGCGAGCCGGGCCAGCACGATCGCCAGCACCGCGCCGGCCAGGAGCTGGTCGGCGCGGGTGTCCGGGCCGTTGTAGATGCGGTGCGCGGCCCCCGAGCCCCACAGGTGGAAGCGCCAGAGCACCGGCAGCAGCGTCAGCACGACCGCGGCCACCAGCACCGTGCGGGCCTTGAGCCGGCGCAGCAGCAGGAGCAGCACCGGCGGCCACACCAGGTAGAACTGCTCCTCGACGCCGAGCGACCAGGTGTGGCCGAGCGGCGCGGTGACGCCGCTGTACGCGCCCGGCTGGGCCGCGCGGACCAGGTTCACCAGCGAGAACGCCGACAGCAGGGACGCCGAGACGCCGTGCCGGAAGGACTGCACCGGCGTGAAGCTGAGCAGCGCGGTCAGCACGCAGACCACCAGGAGCGCGGGCACCAGCCGCAGCCAGCGGCGCCGGTAGAACTGCCGCAGCCCGATGTCGCCGGTCCGGGCGAACTCCGCGATCAGCAGCCGCGTGATCACGAAGCCGCTGATCGTGTAGAAGATGTCCACCCCGATGGAACCGCCCGGCAGTATCTCCGGGTGGAAGTGGTAGACGATGACGAGCATCACGGCGAGCGTGCGCAGCCCGTCGATGCCGTCGACCCGTTTGCCGGGCACCCGGACGGCCGACGGGAACGGCTCGGCCTCCGGTCCTTCTCGTACCGCTTCTCGCTGGCCGTCGTGCTGCCGCGTGCTGGTGGGGGGTTGACTGCTCACGCAGGTACCGCTTCCCTGCTGTCGCTGATTGATGGCAAATGCATTCGCCTCAGCCAAGCAGTGTTTCGGTAAACGCCCGATAAAACGGAACCGGTCCCTCACACGATCCTCACAGCTCAGCGCCCGTCGGCGGGGCCGATCCGCAGGTCGCGGCGGGACCCCGGGAGGCTCCCGGAACCGCCGGACCACCGGGCGTGGCCAGGGAGTTGACCGGCCGGGGCCAGACCGCCGCGGTGCGCCGCCCCCGGGGAGGGCGACCACCGCGACCGTCAACACGGCGTGGCGAATTTCACCCCACCGAGGAGTACGCCACCACGCCCCGCAGCAACCCGTCGACCGCCTTGTGGGCGTTGCGCCGCACCGGGCTCCCCTCCGGTGCCGCGTTGCCGATCTGGCCGAGCACGTCGATGAGCTGCTTGCACCAGCGCACGAAGTCGCCGGCGGGCATGTCGGCGTCGGAGAGCACCGTGTCCAGGCCGTGCCCGGACGCCCACCGGTACGCCGGCCAGGCGAAGCCGAGGTCGGGCTCGCGCTGCCCGACCCCCTCGGTCTGGTTGATCCGGTGGTCCTCCTCCAGCGCGTCCAACCGCCCCCAGATCCGCACCATCTCGCCGAGCGCCGCCTTCGCGTTGCCGGTGGGCAGCTTCGGCATCACCGCGTCGTCGGACTGCCGGGACTCGTAGACCAGCGCCGAGGCGCACGCGGCCAGTTCGGCCGGGCCCAGCCCGTCCCACACCCCGTCCCGCAGGCATTCGCTGGCCAGCAGGTCGAGTTCGCCGTAGAGCCGGGCCAGCCGGCGTCCCTCGGGGGTGACGGTGTCGCCCTCCAGGTAGCCCAACTCGTCGAGCACCGAGCACACCCGGTCGAAGGTGCGCGCGATGGTGTTGGTCCGGCCGGCGATCCGCCGCTCCAACTGCTGGGTGTCGCGGCGCAGCCGGTGGTACCGCTCGGCCCACCGGGCGTGGTCCTCGCGGTCGGCGCAGCCGTGGCAGGGGTGCGCGCGGATCTCGGCGCGCAGCCGGGCGATCTCGGTGTCGTCGGCGGCCGCCGAGCGCTGCTTGCGGTGCCGGGCCGGCGCCGCCCAGCCGGCGGTGCCGGCCTTGGTGCGCATCGCCGAGGCGAGGTCGCGCCGGGACTGCGGGCTGCGCGCGTTGAACGACTTGGGGATGCGCATCCGGTCCAACGCCTCGACCGGCACCGGGAAGTCCATCTGGGCCAGCCGCTTGACCTGGCGCTCGGCGGTGAGCACCAGAGGGCGCGGCCCGTCGTGGTACTCCTCGCCGCGCCGGTGGCCGGCGGCCCGGCCGGCGGGCACCCCCGGGTCCAGCACCAGCGCGAGGCCGGCGTACTTCCCGGCCGGCACGTGGATGATGTCGCCCGGCTTCAGCTTCTCCAGCGCGTCCGAGGCGGCCGCGCGGCGCTGCACGGCCCCCTGCCGGGCCAGGTCGGCCTCGCGGTCCTTCAGCTCGCGGCGCAGCCGCATGTAGTCGCCGAAGTCGCCGAGGTGGCAGGTCATCGACTCCTGGTAGCCGTCGAGCCCTTCCTCGTTGCGCTGCACCTGCCGGGAGATGCCGACCACCGAGCGGTCCGCCTGGAACTGCGCGAACGACGTCTCCAGCAGTTCCCGCGAGCGGTGCCGGCCGAACTGGCCGACCAGGTTGACCGCCATGTTGTACGACGGCTTGAACGACGAGCGCAGCGGGTAGGTGCGGGTGCCGGCCAGGCCGGCCACGGCCGCCGGGTCGAAGCCGCGCTGCCACAGCACCACCGCGTGGCCCTCGACGTCGATGCCGCGCCGTCCGGCGCGCCCGGTGAGCTGCGTGTACTCGCCGGGGGTGATGTCGGCGTGGGTCTCGCCGTTCCACTTCACCAGCTTCTCCAGCACCACCGAGCGGGCCGGCATGTTGATGCCGAGCGCCAGCGTCTCGGTGGCGAACACCGCCTTGACCAGGCCCTTGACGAACAGCTCCTCGACCACCTCCTTGAAGGTGGGCAGCATGCCGGCGTGGTGGGCGGCGATGCCGCGCTCCAGGCCCTCCAGCCACTCGAAGTAGCCGAGCACGTGCAGGTCCTCGTCGGGGATGGCGCGGGTGCGCTCCTCCACGATGGACCGCACCCGCAGCCGGGCCTCGTCGTTGTTCAGCCGCAGGCCCGCGTAGAGGCACTGCTGGACGGCCGCCTCGCAGCCGGCCCGGCTGAAGATGAAGGTGATCGCGGGCAGCAGCCCCTCGTTGTCGAGCCGGTCGATCACCTCGGCCCGGCTCGGCGTCCAGATCCGGCTGCGGGCACGCCGCTCGCGCTCCCGGTCGGCCTCCCGGCCGCGCCGGCCGCGCGGGTAGGTGCGCTGGTTCTCCATCCGGGCCAGCCGTTCGAGGTCGGCGTTGACCTCGCGGCGCCCGCCGGGGTCGGCGGGCCCGGACTTCTCCTCGAACAGGTCGTACATCCGCCGCCCGGCCAGGACGTGCTGCCACAGCGGCACCGGCCGGTGCTCGGAGACGATCACCCGGGTGTCGCCGCGCACGGTGTCCAGCCAGTCGCCGAACTCCTCCGCGTTCGAGACCGTCGCGGACAGCGACACCAGCGTCACCGACTGCGGCAGGTGGATGATCACCTCCTCCCACACCGCGCCGCGGAAGCGGTCGGAGAGGTAGTGCACCTCGTCCATCACCACGTACCCGAGGCCGTCGAGCGCGGCGGAACCCGCGTAGAGCATGTTCCGCAGCACCTCGGTGGTCATGACGATGACGGGCGCGTCGCCGTTGACGCTGTTGTCACCGGTGAGCAGGCCGACCTTCTCGGCGCCGTAGCGTTTCGCCAGGTCGTTGTACTTCTGGTTGGACAGGGCCTTGATCGGCGTGGTGTAGAAGCACTTGCGGCCCTCGGCCAGGGCCAGGTGGACGGCGAACTCGCCGACGATGGTCTTCCCGGAGCCGGTGGGCGCGGCGACCAGGACGCCGCTGCCGCCCTCCAGGGCCCGGCAGGCGTCTATCTGGAACGGGTCGAGGCCGAACTCGTACAGCTCGCGGAACTGCGCGAGCGCGGTGGCGTTCTCTTCGGCGCGGCGACGGCTTGCGGCGTAGCGCTCGGCTGGCGACATCTCTTCGGTCATCTCCCGCACGAGCCTACCCGGGGCGGCCGACACCGTGCGTGACCTTTACCGCCCGGCTTCCCTTCCGCCGGCGGTACGGCCCCGGGTCGCGGCCCCGGGGCGGCGTCCGGGGCCGCGCACCGCGGGCGTGGTTCAGACCAGCAGCCGGAGGGCGCCGGGCACGGTGGCGGCGGTCAGCGGGAGCGGGCCGATCGGCTCACCGTCGGCGTACCCGGTGACGCCTTCGGCGCTCAGCCGCACGCGCGCGGCGCGGTGCACGGTGACCACCGGGTGGCCGGGGTGGGTGCCGCGGTAGACCCGGGGGAAGACCCGCAGCAGCGTGGTGCGGCTGCACGGCCCGACCACGCACACGTCGAAGAGCCCGTCGTCCATCCGCGCGTCCGTGCAGATCCGCATCCCGCCGCCGTAGGAGGAGCCGTTGCCGACCGCGACGAGGGTCGCCTCCAGCTCCCGTTCGTCGGTGTCGTCGAAGGCCACGGTGTAGCGGATCGGGCGCAGCGCGGCCAGCTCGGCGAGCATCGCCACGTCGTAGCGGAAGCGGCCGCCCGGGAAGCGCATCCGGTTGCCGCGGTCGTTGACCCGCGAGTCGAAGCCGGAGGCGAGCACGGTGCCGAACCAGCGGGGGGCGCCGGGGCCGCCGGGGCCGCCCTCGACCCGACCGAGGTCGAGCGACCGGGTGCGGCCCGCGGACAGCGCCGCCGCGACCACGGCGCCCGCGGCGGCGGGGTCGCGCACCGGCAGGCCGTTGACCCGGGCGAAGTCGTTGCCGGTGCCGACGGCGACGACGCCGAGCGGGGTGCCGGTGCCGGCGACCGCCTGGAGTGCCAGGGAGACCAGGCCGTCGCCCCCGACGGCCACGAGGGCGCGGGTGCCGCCGGCGACGGCGGCGCGTGCCCCGGCGAGCGCGTCGGCGGCGTCGGCCCCGACCACCTCGCGGACGTCGAAGCCGGCGGCGCGGAGGGCGCCGGCGGCGGGCCCGGCCGCGCGGGCACCCCGTCCGCGGCCGGCGGACGGGTTGACGAACAGGGTGATCTCGCTGGTCACCGGCGTGACGATATCCGCCCCCGGCCGACCAGCGGAAGATCCCCGCCACACCAACGCTTCCGGGTGCCCGCGGCCCGCCTCGTGCGCTGCGGAGGGACGCCTCCCCAGGGGCGCGGGAGGACTGCGCGACCAGCCCACCACCGGGCGGCAGCCGGGAACGCGGCGCGGGCCCTACGGCGGGAAGCGGTGCGACGGGGAAGCGGGATCAGGTCGCGTCGTCGTAGCCGTCGTCGGCGGCGCGGCGCTCCGCCTCCGCGTCGAACGCCTGCGCGTCGACCTGCTCCGGCACGTAGTCGAGGTTCGCCGCCTCGTCCGGGTCCAACCCGAAATCGGGGTCCGCCGCGCGGCGGCGGTCCCTGCGCCGGTCGTTGAAGAAGCAGACCGCCATCGCCAGGAAATACAGCAGCACGATCGGCGCGGCCAGCAGCGACATCGTCAGCGGGTCGCCGGTCGGCGTGGCGACCGCCGCGAAGACGGTGATGCCGACGACCATGCCGCGCCACCACCCCAGCATCCGGCGCCCGGTCACGATCCCGGTGAAGTTCAGCAGCACCAGCACGAGTGGCAGCTCGAACGCGAGGCCGAAGACGACGATCATCCGGGCCACCAGGTCCAGGAAGTCGTCCAGCGGCAGCAGGTTCGTGGTGTCGCTCGGCACGAACCCGATCATGATCCGCGCGGTCTGGGGCAGGATCGCGTAGGCCAGCACCGCGCCGGCCAGGAACAGCGGGACACCGGCGGCCACGAAGCCGAGGGTGTAGCGCTTCTCGTTCTTGTGCAGGCCGGGCGCGAGGAACGCCCAGAGCTGGTAGAGCCACACCGGGGAGGAGACGACCACGCCGGCCATCAGCGAGACCTTCAGCGCGATCGAGAAGCCGCCGAGCAGACCGCTGACGGTCATCTGCGCGCACGCCTCGGTGTGCGTCTTCTGGTCCGCCGAGGGCATCGCGCCGTTCACGCAGCGCACGGTGGACGGGATGCGGTGCTGG encodes:
- a CDS encoding acyltransferase family protein produces the protein MSSQPPTSTRQHDGQREAVREGPEAEPFPSAVRVPGKRVDGIDGLRTLAVMLVIVYHFHPEILPGGSIGVDIFYTISGFVITRLLIAEFARTGDIGLRQFYRRRWLRLVPALLVVCVLTALLSFTPVQSFRHGVSASLLSAFSLVNLVRAAQPGAYSGVTAPLGHTWSLGVEEQFYLVWPPVLLLLLRRLKARTVLVAAVVLTLLPVLWRFHLWGSGAAHRIYNGPDTRADQLLAGAVLAIVLARLAPDDPWRETMRTWAARLWAPAVVLLGLMVWQVQITGNSAWIAPEYTVGFLVTALLAVVLLTALELLPSSPLTKVFSVAPVAWIGRNLSYGLYLWHYPLMHLLSDLGVQRMLFPSTLLATFIMALASYFLVEEPCRRLKQRRRGKPSGRGGGERPQEPLVTAPVAVPGQAG
- a CDS encoding DEAD/DEAH box helicase; its protein translation is MTEEMSPAERYAASRRRAEENATALAQFRELYEFGLDPFQIDACRALEGGSGVLVAAPTGSGKTIVGEFAVHLALAEGRKCFYTTPIKALSNQKYNDLAKRYGAEKVGLLTGDNSVNGDAPVIVMTTEVLRNMLYAGSAALDGLGYVVMDEVHYLSDRFRGAVWEEVIIHLPQSVTLVSLSATVSNAEEFGDWLDTVRGDTRVIVSEHRPVPLWQHVLAGRRMYDLFEEKSGPADPGGRREVNADLERLARMENQRTYPRGRRGREADRERERRARSRIWTPSRAEVIDRLDNEGLLPAITFIFSRAGCEAAVQQCLYAGLRLNNDEARLRVRSIVEERTRAIPDEDLHVLGYFEWLEGLERGIAAHHAGMLPTFKEVVEELFVKGLVKAVFATETLALGINMPARSVVLEKLVKWNGETHADITPGEYTQLTGRAGRRGIDVEGHAVVLWQRGFDPAAVAGLAGTRTYPLRSSFKPSYNMAVNLVGQFGRHRSRELLETSFAQFQADRSVVGISRQVQRNEEGLDGYQESMTCHLGDFGDYMRLRRELKDREADLARQGAVQRRAAASDALEKLKPGDIIHVPAGKYAGLALVLDPGVPAGRAAGHRRGEEYHDGPRPLVLTAERQVKRLAQMDFPVPVEALDRMRIPKSFNARSPQSRRDLASAMRTKAGTAGWAAPARHRKQRSAAADDTEIARLRAEIRAHPCHGCADREDHARWAERYHRLRRDTQQLERRIAGRTNTIARTFDRVCSVLDELGYLEGDTVTPEGRRLARLYGELDLLASECLRDGVWDGLGPAELAACASALVYESRQSDDAVMPKLPTGNAKAALGEMVRIWGRLDALEEDHRINQTEGVGQREPDLGFAWPAYRWASGHGLDTVLSDADMPAGDFVRWCKQLIDVLGQIGNAAPEGSPVRRNAHKAVDGLLRGVVAYSSVG
- a CDS encoding diacylglycerol kinase, yielding MTSEITLFVNPSAGRGRGARAAGPAAGALRAAGFDVREVVGADAADALAGARAAVAGGTRALVAVGGDGLVSLALQAVAGTGTPLGVVAVGTGNDFARVNGLPVRDPAAAGAVVAAALSAGRTRSLDLGRVEGGPGGPGAPRWFGTVLASGFDSRVNDRGNRMRFPGGRFRYDVAMLAELAALRPIRYTVAFDDTDERELEATLVAVGNGSSYGGGMRICTDARMDDGLFDVCVVGPCSRTTLLRVFPRVYRGTHPGHPVVTVHRAARVRLSAEGVTGYADGEPIGPLPLTAATVPGALRLLV
- the tatC gene encoding twin-arginine translocase subunit TatC, which translates into the protein MLKTARKQATKDPEGRMPLADHLRELRNRLFKSVLAILVVTIVAAVFYKHIIELLQHRIPSTVRCVNGAMPSADQKTHTEACAQMTVSGLLGGFSIALKVSLMAGVVVSSPVWLYQLWAFLAPGLHKNEKRYTLGFVAAGVPLFLAGAVLAYAILPQTARIMIGFVPSDTTNLLPLDDFLDLVARMIVVFGLAFELPLVLVLLNFTGIVTGRRMLGWWRGMVVGITVFAAVATPTGDPLTMSLLAAPIVLLYFLAMAVCFFNDRRRDRRRAADPDFGLDPDEAANLDYVPEQVDAQAFDAEAERRAADDGYDDAT